A genomic region of bacterium contains the following coding sequences:
- a CDS encoding DUF4398 domain-containing protein, which translates to MKALVTVLVVVFAMALMLGCAKVPQQELDAAKAALDAAKAAEADRYVPELFNAAKDSLTAATAEIEKQNSKFALFRSFKRAKDLIAKVTTGANDAVAQAAVKKEEVKKEAEGILAQITPAIENVKKLMKKAPRGKEGRAALEAINSDLAAVEASVAEVNTAMTNGDFLTARDKAQANLQKLNSLAEELQAAINKKLGK; encoded by the coding sequence GTGAAAGCGTTAGTAACTGTGCTCGTCGTCGTGTTCGCGATGGCCCTGATGCTGGGTTGCGCCAAGGTTCCGCAGCAGGAACTCGATGCTGCCAAAGCCGCTCTGGATGCTGCCAAGGCTGCCGAAGCCGATCGCTACGTCCCCGAGCTTTTCAATGCGGCCAAGGACTCCCTGACCGCTGCCACGGCTGAGATCGAGAAGCAGAACTCCAAGTTCGCGCTCTTCCGCTCGTTCAAGCGCGCCAAGGATCTCATTGCCAAAGTGACCACCGGCGCCAACGACGCTGTGGCTCAGGCCGCCGTGAAGAAGGAAGAAGTGAAGAAGGAAGCCGAAGGCATTCTGGCCCAGATCACCCCGGCCATCGAGAATGTCAAGAAGCTGATGAAGAAGGCCCCGCGCGGTAAAGAAGGCCGTGCTGCCCTCGAAGCCATCAACAGCGATCTGGCTGCTGTCGAAGCCTCCGTTGCCGAAGTCAACACCGCCATGACCAACGGCGATTTCCTGACTGCGCGCGACAAAGCCCAGGCCAATCTGCAGAAACTGAACAGCCTGGCCGAAGAGCTGCAAGCCGCCATCAACAAGAAGCTCGGCAAGTAA
- a CDS encoding L,D-transpeptidase family protein: MPFDYSRYARPAESVPAARNWFLIVNLVLALFLGAVSLIIEVSNKPPVACFDDASRAVSQARQLQAAVYAPDQLRMAESYLEQARLLWAAENQRWMFRRDFSRATAMTQKANDMAEYATMRATTLRDSLRWVAATGINLTRKRIADIRAQFLNMPMDSHVRQTITFSELAIMESEAAFKRGDFRRAVVRYQVAAKNIGSAGDEVTQILNGYFVNVPKWRKWVQQTLRWSVDNNSVVILVDKLAHRCQVYRKGTKTAEFPVELGPNWLGHKRQRGDGATPEGLYRIKRKKSGHRTAYYKALEIDYPNAEDIAQFNAAKARGEIARSAGIGGLIEVHGDGGKGANWTAGCVALRNRDMDTLYNMVEEGTPITIVGSLRSISTSALDTAQAAEGKGQSTAK; this comes from the coding sequence ATGCCGTTTGATTACAGCCGATACGCCAGACCAGCCGAGTCCGTTCCCGCCGCAAGAAACTGGTTCCTGATCGTCAATCTCGTTCTGGCGCTCTTCCTGGGCGCCGTCAGCTTGATCATCGAAGTTTCGAACAAACCGCCGGTGGCCTGTTTCGACGATGCCAGTCGGGCGGTCAGCCAGGCCCGCCAATTGCAGGCCGCCGTCTATGCTCCGGACCAGCTGCGCATGGCCGAGAGCTATCTTGAACAAGCCCGTCTTCTCTGGGCGGCGGAGAACCAGCGCTGGATGTTTCGTCGCGATTTCAGTCGTGCCACGGCCATGACCCAAAAGGCCAACGATATGGCTGAATACGCGACGATGCGTGCAACGACCCTGCGGGACTCGCTGCGGTGGGTGGCGGCGACCGGCATCAATCTGACCCGCAAGCGGATCGCCGACATTCGCGCCCAGTTTCTCAATATGCCGATGGACTCCCATGTGCGCCAAACCATCACCTTCAGCGAATTGGCGATCATGGAGAGCGAGGCGGCCTTCAAGCGGGGGGATTTCCGCCGCGCCGTCGTGCGGTATCAGGTGGCCGCTAAAAATATCGGCAGCGCCGGGGATGAGGTCACCCAAATACTCAATGGCTATTTCGTCAATGTCCCCAAATGGCGCAAATGGGTGCAGCAGACCTTGCGCTGGTCGGTCGATAACAACAGCGTGGTCATCCTGGTCGACAAGCTCGCCCATCGCTGCCAGGTTTACCGAAAAGGGACCAAGACCGCAGAATTTCCCGTCGAACTCGGCCCCAACTGGCTGGGCCACAAGCGCCAGCGCGGCGACGGTGCAACGCCGGAGGGACTCTACCGGATCAAGCGCAAAAAGTCGGGACATCGCACCGCTTATTACAAGGCGCTGGAAATCGATTATCCCAACGCCGAGGATATTGCCCAATTCAACGCCGCCAAGGCGCGTGGCGAGATCGCCCGCAGCGCCGGGATCGGCGGTCTGATCGAGGTCCACGGCGACGGCGGCAAGGGGGCCAACTGGACCGCCGGATGCGTGGCCTTGCGTAACCGTGATATGGACACCCTGTACAATATGGTGGAGGAGGGCACGCCGATCACCATCGTCGGTTCCCTGCGCAGCATCAGCACCTCCGCTCTGGATACGGCCCAGGCCGCCGAAGGCAAAGGGCAAAGCACCGCCAAGTAA
- a CDS encoding L,D-transpeptidase: MKRSVRRDFRPQPKTEDKTQPRIEFDDFDPEKTEKKLGLALFFGLFFGLLAAFFVFLYAPNLRDLLFRLAPRENSVRVDSSADPKLYERELLALAKSVQAKQKRIDALIPKEPWLIIDTSGNQIFLMQDKTLLHKGVCSTGSYVLLRAGRNKQWIFRTPRGQFRVLNKMRRPVWYMPDWAFVEEGRPIPPRDSPLRYESGVLGEYGLALGQGYLIHGTLYKRFLGMPVTHGCVRLGDEDLEVVAKNMDTGSKVFIY; encoded by the coding sequence ATGAAACGCTCCGTTCGTCGGGACTTTCGTCCCCAACCCAAAACAGAGGATAAAACCCAACCGCGGATTGAATTTGACGACTTCGATCCCGAAAAGACCGAAAAAAAGCTCGGCCTCGCCCTCTTTTTCGGACTCTTTTTCGGACTGCTCGCCGCCTTTTTCGTCTTTCTCTACGCCCCGAATCTCCGCGATCTCCTCTTTCGCCTGGCCCCCAGGGAGAATTCGGTGCGCGTTGACAGCAGCGCCGACCCCAAGCTCTATGAGAGAGAGCTCCTGGCATTGGCCAAGTCGGTTCAGGCCAAACAGAAGAGGATCGATGCCCTCATCCCCAAAGAGCCCTGGCTGATCATCGATACCTCGGGCAACCAGATCTTTCTGATGCAAGACAAGACGTTGCTGCATAAAGGGGTATGCTCGACGGGAAGTTATGTCCTTTTGCGCGCCGGCCGGAACAAACAGTGGATCTTCCGCACCCCGCGTGGGCAGTTCCGGGTGCTCAACAAGATGAGACGGCCGGTATGGTATATGCCCGATTGGGCTTTTGTCGAAGAGGGGCGGCCGATTCCGCCACGCGATTCTCCTTTGCGCTACGAGTCGGGGGTTCTCGGCGAATATGGGCTCGCGCTGGGCCAGGGATATCTGATCCACGGAACGCTCTACAAGCGCTTCCTGGGCATGCCGGTCACCCATGGCTGTGTGCGGCTGGGGGATGAGGATCTGGAGGTCGTTGCAAAAAATATGGATACCGGCTCCAAGGTCTTTATTTACTAG
- a CDS encoding translocation/assembly module TamB domain-containing protein → MRLFLKILAVLLLLLLLVAIVTLTTLYLRGDLHRQVQTVLTRLLADNLDARIEIGRCNGSLLHTLEIESIRLFQQADTLAQIDTLRCHWQPLSLLWGQITFDRIEASGLRLSLRQLADRSWNLEHYFKSASDSSRSPWTLRFRALHLQDAAVSLRSANDAFAPQQIVIPLLAARGHISSRSWQFELAEARLNLAPLGLAIPALQARLQGSERLFELESLRLATPDSRLHGRLKARLGHSPIFTADLSLDSLAAADLTRLSGWTPPFSRARIALAAAGRPDSITIDLRVGAPQGRLRLQGWIKPTGAAAGRLEVAGLETSALLNLPGALDADLSFSGAGFSIARGLWQTSGTLSHTLLSRNGLSAVPLTATLAESLVTVRLETAGAIGSLKAAGTIDLGARPLYDLALAAEGLDLAPLTGVPALASRLHLNLHLAGQGFDPAASQARLWFAVRPSTLAGFALDTLYAVGEARLSDARFDTLMLGAPGLQGRGNSRWSRNGPFDLAWVFQLKNHHALAPLVGADSLCLNGLLQGRLSGSPDSLTLEATTRLRNSSYNTLHFKEVRAALTAEQGARFKASIGLNSGVIAAGASLHADSLELHAAIDGRQFTAQNRVIFNDSLRAELAFRAEDQDSLWQIDVTQLDVQHRHQLWHLEKPLPHIALRTSGFKLADLALVEGRQRLEMSGTLEMADSLAFRLDLENLDLAALAPYFPHIPGMNGALTWRAYLTGVATSPRIITSLGVEEIKLAGLPATSLQISGRLEEAQLAWDGTLNQGPENSAHFSGKLPLRLHWPLPLRLIEDDDPVELSVRTRDLQAGILAAFIPGLDIKGTLSGDLAIGKSWGDPQPGGYLELRNGAFVAPFLGRPYKPVTARLELAPPLLLLQSLRAAGGEGHLNGDGSWRFTLDHGHLSFQEMQLRLKADHFTAAESPELTLVLDGTLTLADQLTRPRLNGTLRVERARIDLAAFTETPSTLFQADLPLLLVARGDTSRQSYDRKALLPAWLPVVERSRGSIKLEIPRNTWLRTPEMNIEISGDLDLAKEGENFGLFGAIQIIRGNYDLFSRRFDIEEGTLTFTGGDNLPEMSLKAAHVFRSQDKLKHTLGFTATGELRKPVFTFTLDEATITESDAVSYLAFGRSFGDLTHGEKNDLVQSQLQMSGDAFKQLLAGQIAGEVTRSLQQKLDLDVIEFRGDQNWRQSTVVVGKYLTNDLYLSYERQINLGRTNEVAPEQVTLEYEIMRSLFLQATRGDEKNTGFDLIYKWEK, encoded by the coding sequence GTGCGCCTTTTCCTTAAAATCCTTGCCGTTCTCCTCCTTCTGCTCCTCCTGGTTGCCATCGTCACCCTGACGACGCTCTACCTGCGCGGTGACCTCCACCGCCAAGTACAGACGGTGCTGACGCGGCTTCTGGCCGATAATCTCGATGCCCGGATCGAGATCGGCCGCTGCAACGGCTCCCTCCTGCATACCCTGGAGATCGAATCGATCCGTCTTTTCCAGCAAGCCGACACCCTGGCGCAAATCGATACCCTGCGCTGTCACTGGCAGCCCCTCAGCTTGCTCTGGGGTCAAATCACCTTCGACCGGATTGAGGCGAGCGGTCTGCGCCTCTCGTTGCGCCAACTCGCCGACCGGAGTTGGAACTTGGAACACTATTTTAAATCGGCGTCGGACAGCAGCCGCTCACCTTGGACCTTGCGGTTCAGGGCGCTCCACCTGCAGGATGCCGCCGTTTCTTTGCGCTCCGCCAACGATGCTTTCGCTCCGCAGCAGATCGTCATTCCCCTCCTTGCCGCCAGGGGCCACATAAGCAGCCGGAGTTGGCAGTTCGAGCTGGCCGAAGCCCGTCTCAATCTCGCTCCCCTCGGACTCGCGATTCCCGCCTTGCAGGCCAGGCTGCAGGGCAGCGAGCGCCTCTTCGAACTCGAGAGTCTCCGCCTGGCCACACCGGATTCACGGCTGCACGGCAGGCTCAAGGCGCGCCTGGGACATTCTCCGATTTTTACTGCGGATTTGAGTCTTGATTCCCTTGCTGCAGCCGATCTCACCCGCCTCTCCGGCTGGACTCCTCCCTTTTCCAGAGCCCGGATCGCGCTCGCCGCTGCCGGGCGGCCCGATTCGATCACCATCGATCTGCGCGTTGGCGCGCCGCAAGGCCGCCTCCGCCTGCAGGGCTGGATCAAGCCCACCGGAGCAGCAGCCGGCCGTCTCGAGGTCGCCGGCCTGGAGACCAGTGCGCTCCTCAATCTGCCGGGCGCCCTTGATGCCGATCTCTCCTTTTCAGGCGCCGGCTTTTCAATCGCCCGCGGCCTCTGGCAAACCAGCGGCACCTTGTCTCATACCCTGCTCAGCCGAAACGGCCTCAGCGCCGTGCCCTTGACCGCAACACTGGCGGAGAGCCTGGTGACTGTCCGCCTGGAGACCGCAGGCGCCATCGGCAGCTTGAAGGCTGCCGGTACGATCGATCTGGGCGCCCGGCCCCTCTACGATCTCGCCCTCGCAGCTGAGGGGCTGGACTTGGCTCCCCTCACCGGCGTTCCCGCCCTGGCCAGCCGTCTCCATCTCAACCTCCACCTTGCCGGTCAAGGCTTCGATCCCGCCGCCTCACAGGCGCGACTGTGGTTCGCTGTCCGGCCCTCCACCCTGGCCGGCTTCGCACTGGATACCCTCTACGCGGTGGGTGAAGCCCGGCTCAGCGATGCGAGGTTCGATACCCTTATGCTCGGTGCCCCCGGATTGCAGGGTAGAGGAAATAGCCGATGGAGCCGGAACGGTCCCTTCGATCTTGCGTGGGTGTTCCAGCTTAAAAACCATCATGCCCTGGCCCCACTGGTGGGCGCTGACTCCCTCTGTCTCAATGGCCTCCTGCAGGGCCGGCTTTCGGGGTCGCCCGATTCCCTCACCCTCGAGGCCACCACCCGGCTACGGAACAGCAGCTATAATACGCTTCATTTCAAGGAGGTCCGTGCCGCTCTTACAGCAGAACAAGGTGCCCGCTTCAAGGCTTCGATCGGGCTGAATTCCGGGGTCATCGCTGCAGGCGCCTCGCTACACGCGGATTCGCTCGAACTCCACGCTGCTATTGACGGGCGGCAGTTTACCGCACAAAATCGCGTGATCTTTAACGACAGTCTGCGCGCCGAGCTGGCGTTTCGAGCCGAAGATCAGGATTCGCTCTGGCAGATCGACGTCACACAGCTGGATGTGCAGCATCGCCATCAGCTCTGGCATCTAGAGAAACCGCTTCCCCACATCGCGCTTAGGACATCCGGATTCAAGCTCGCCGACCTGGCTCTGGTGGAGGGGCGCCAACGGCTTGAAATGAGCGGCACCCTGGAGATGGCCGACAGTCTCGCCTTTCGTTTGGACCTGGAGAATCTCGATCTCGCGGCCCTGGCTCCCTATTTCCCGCACATCCCCGGCATGAACGGCGCCTTGACCTGGCGCGCCTATCTGACCGGCGTTGCCACCAGTCCCCGCATTATTACCTCGCTCGGAGTGGAGGAGATCAAGCTAGCCGGTCTGCCCGCGACCAGCTTGCAGATCAGTGGCCGCCTGGAGGAGGCGCAACTGGCCTGGGATGGAACCCTGAACCAGGGTCCGGAGAATAGCGCGCACTTTAGCGGCAAGCTGCCGCTGCGCCTCCACTGGCCTCTACCCCTGCGTCTGATCGAGGACGATGATCCGGTGGAGCTTTCAGTGCGCACTCGTGATCTCCAGGCCGGCATTCTTGCCGCTTTTATCCCCGGCCTCGATATCAAGGGCACCCTCAGCGGCGATCTGGCCATCGGCAAGAGCTGGGGTGATCCCCAACCCGGCGGCTATCTCGAGTTGCGCAACGGCGCTTTCGTCGCCCCCTTCCTCGGCCGACCTTACAAACCTGTCACCGCTCGTCTCGAACTGGCACCGCCCTTGTTGCTGCTCCAGAGCCTGCGAGCCGCCGGCGGTGAAGGCCATCTCAACGGCGACGGGTCCTGGCGCTTCACTCTGGACCACGGCCACCTTTCTTTTCAGGAGATGCAGCTGCGCCTCAAGGCGGATCATTTCACCGCGGCGGAGAGCCCCGAACTCACCCTCGTTCTCGACGGCACGCTGACTTTGGCCGACCAGCTGACCCGCCCCAGGCTCAACGGCACTCTGCGCGTTGAACGCGCCCGCATCGATCTCGCTGCCTTCACGGAGACCCCCTCCACCCTATTCCAGGCCGATCTCCCGCTGCTATTGGTGGCGCGCGGCGACACCAGCCGCCAGAGCTATGACCGCAAGGCCCTCCTGCCCGCCTGGCTGCCGGTGGTCGAGCGCAGCCGCGGATCGATCAAGCTCGAGATCCCCCGCAACACCTGGCTGCGCACCCCCGAGATGAATATAGAGATCTCGGGCGACCTCGACCTCGCCAAGGAGGGAGAGAATTTTGGCCTCTTCGGCGCCATCCAGATTATCCGCGGCAACTATGACCTTTTCAGCCGCCGTTTTGACATCGAGGAGGGCACACTCACCTTCACGGGCGGCGACAACCTGCCGGAGATGTCGTTGAAGGCAGCCCATGTTTTCCGCAGCCAGGACAAGCTCAAACATACCCTCGGCTTCACCGCGACCGGTGAGTTGCGCAAGCCGGTCTTCACCTTCACCCTGGACGAGGCCACCATAACCGAGTCCGATGCCGTCTCTTACCTGGCCTTCGGCCGCAGTTTTGGCGATCTGACCCACGGCGAAAAAAATGATCTGGTACAGAGTCAGCTGCAGATGAGCGGTGACGCCTTCAAACAGCTGCTGGCCGGGCAGATTGCAGGGGAGGTGACCCGCTCGCTGCAGCAAAAGCTGGATCTCGATGTGATCGAGTTTCGGGGTGACCAGAACTGGCGGCAATCGACGGTGGTGGTGGGGAAATATCTCACCAATGACCTCTATCTGAGCTATGAGCGCCAGATCAATCTGGGCCGGACCAACGAAGTGGCGCCGGAGCAGGTGACACTGGAATACGAGATCATGCGCTCGCTCTTTCTCCAGGCCACCCGCGGCGATGAAAAGAATACCGGATTTGATCTGATCTATAAGTGGGAAAAATAG
- a CDS encoding BamA/TamA family outer membrane protein, which yields MKHAASIPCLYHFLLLATCMLLVLRTTPLSGQSAAGEGLPLTSLRFMGNQHFSEGELREQLFLNARTGLSRLSFWRKLPMYHESMMQRDLRGLLRFYQREGFIQVRILPEVELIDEKGVRLTYRIEEGTRVAVTEVQVQLSDSSTAILEIWKKAKIRLIPRSKSGYRDEAVQADLQSLTALYANQGYAYAETRVLPRLEDQERAVRLFYTLDPGPPCRFGPVVIQGDTIVSPRTITRQLALRPGKAYSQKNLEKSQRQIYQLGIFQYVTVKAALDSQQNPILPVTIQVKAAKPWTIKTGIGYGFEDQVRVVLDIRKLNFLHGARRLNLNLKHSHLEPYAFDLILTQTGFPAPQTSLVLNPFLLRQAEPGFTVDRAGVNVAHQQRFATYTDGSLRYTLEQDYLKVSGLTRDQALDSSRIALYHKSYITLSMARDNSLPLFYPQRGLYTAATVTWAGVGFRSDLHFLKILGEVRHYTRVGRTAVLATRLKAGSLRALGADRFTPIEERFYAGGSNSVRGWGYSQLGPKNSAGHPIGGNSLLELGAELRRDLSSLFSSVLFVDSGNVWSRLHGHRFDQLRTAAGFGLRYRTPIGPIRLDFGWPVGLGRNRVQMHLSVGQAF from the coding sequence ATGAAGCACGCTGCGAGCATCCCATGCCTGTACCACTTCCTGCTCCTCGCGACCTGCATGCTGCTGGTTCTTCGCACCACGCCGCTCTCGGGTCAGAGCGCCGCAGGGGAGGGTCTGCCGCTCACCAGCCTCCGTTTTATGGGCAACCAGCATTTTTCGGAGGGTGAGCTGCGCGAACAGCTCTTCCTCAACGCGCGCACCGGGCTGTCACGGCTATCCTTTTGGCGCAAGCTCCCGATGTATCATGAATCGATGATGCAGCGCGACCTGCGCGGCCTGCTGCGTTTCTATCAGCGGGAAGGTTTCATCCAGGTGCGTATCCTGCCCGAGGTGGAGTTGATCGACGAAAAAGGGGTACGGCTCACCTACCGCATCGAGGAGGGAACGCGGGTAGCCGTCACCGAGGTGCAAGTACAGCTGAGTGATTCCAGCACAGCCATCCTTGAGATCTGGAAAAAAGCCAAAATCCGGCTGATCCCGCGCAGCAAATCGGGATACCGCGATGAGGCAGTGCAGGCGGATCTCCAGAGCCTCACCGCCCTCTACGCCAACCAGGGATACGCCTACGCCGAAACGCGGGTGTTGCCCCGGCTCGAGGATCAGGAGCGCGCGGTGCGGCTATTCTATACCCTCGATCCCGGCCCGCCCTGTCGTTTCGGACCGGTCGTGATTCAGGGCGATACCATCGTCTCACCGCGCACCATCACGCGCCAGCTTGCCCTCCGCCCCGGTAAGGCCTACAGTCAGAAAAATCTGGAAAAAAGCCAGCGGCAAATCTACCAACTCGGCATCTTTCAATATGTGACCGTCAAGGCGGCGCTTGATTCCCAGCAAAATCCGATCCTGCCCGTCACCATCCAGGTCAAGGCCGCCAAACCCTGGACGATCAAGACCGGCATCGGTTATGGATTTGAGGACCAGGTGCGCGTGGTGCTGGACATCCGCAAGCTCAATTTCCTCCATGGCGCCCGGCGGCTCAACCTGAATCTCAAACACAGCCACCTCGAGCCCTATGCCTTCGATCTCATCCTCACCCAAACGGGATTTCCGGCGCCCCAGACCAGCCTGGTGCTCAATCCCTTCTTACTGCGCCAGGCTGAACCTGGCTTTACAGTCGACCGCGCCGGCGTAAATGTCGCCCACCAGCAGCGTTTTGCAACCTATACCGACGGTTCGCTGCGCTACACGCTGGAGCAGGATTACCTTAAGGTGAGCGGTCTAACCCGCGACCAGGCCCTGGACAGCAGCCGGATCGCGCTATATCACAAATCGTATATCACCCTTTCGATGGCCCGGGACAACTCCCTCCCGCTCTTTTATCCGCAGCGGGGGCTTTACACGGCCGCGACCGTCACTTGGGCAGGGGTCGGTTTTCGCAGCGATCTCCATTTCCTCAAGATTCTCGGCGAGGTACGTCATTATACGCGGGTCGGGCGGACGGCCGTCCTGGCCACGCGGCTTAAGGCCGGTTCGTTGCGTGCTCTCGGTGCGGACCGTTTCACGCCCATTGAGGAACGCTTTTATGCCGGCGGCTCCAATTCGGTGCGCGGCTGGGGCTACAGCCAACTCGGCCCCAAGAACAGCGCGGGGCATCCCATTGGCGGCAACAGCCTGCTCGAACTCGGAGCGGAGCTTCGCCGCGACCTCAGCAGCCTCTTTTCGAGCGTCCTCTTTGTCGACAGCGGCAATGTCTGGTCGCGGTTGCACGGCCACCGGTTCGATCAGCTCCGCACCGCTGCCGGCTTTGGCTTGCGCTATCGCACACCCATCGGACCCATCCGCCTTGATTTCGGCTGGCCCGTCGGCCTTGGCCGGAATCGGGTCCAGATGCATCTGAGCGTCGGACAGGCCTTTTAG
- a CDS encoding Coenzyme F420 hydrogenase/dehydrogenase, beta subunit C-terminal domain has product MKKIDYSNLAIAFTEKELCTRCGTCVGSCPTAAITLDDAAYPQLNPDLCTECGLCARVCPGGRVNFLDLTEITFGHRREATRFDGHVLSTYVGYAADPVLRRHGAGGGVITALMWDLLKRGVVEGCIATRIQPDRPWRGEVFIAHSYAELRSSQQSKYIIIPTNAILQQVRDLPGRYAFAGLPCQIHGLRLLGAEEPAMREKIEVMIGLFCASSLEPFVAREMLECRGIDPHLIKNFEFRGGAWPGKIRATLRDGRIKNLHYSNFKDGAINYLTQLYSPFRCQTCIDGASEFADIAVSDAWTRDASGNYLFESHSRLLARTPHGEEVLKAAIASGALVASDVTTNNSYQTHKLHTQKKGMNSPLRTARLRRRGRVAPVYDRPVPTASRAELLSERLESGIMALGRMRTIRLPLFKLLTSRYGIIFVKIRQWRKSRKYRRK; this is encoded by the coding sequence ATGAAAAAGATCGATTACAGCAATCTGGCCATCGCCTTCACGGAAAAGGAGCTTTGCACCCGCTGCGGCACCTGTGTCGGATCCTGCCCGACCGCGGCGATAACCCTCGATGACGCGGCCTATCCGCAGCTCAATCCCGATCTTTGCACCGAATGTGGCCTCTGCGCGCGGGTTTGTCCCGGCGGCCGCGTTAATTTTCTCGATCTGACCGAGATCACTTTCGGCCATCGCCGGGAGGCGACGCGCTTTGACGGCCATGTGCTCTCCACCTATGTCGGCTATGCCGCCGATCCGGTGCTGCGCCGGCATGGCGCCGGTGGCGGCGTGATCACCGCGCTGATGTGGGACCTCCTGAAACGCGGGGTGGTGGAGGGCTGCATCGCCACCCGCATCCAGCCCGATCGCCCCTGGCGCGGCGAAGTGTTCATTGCGCACAGCTATGCCGAGCTGCGCAGCAGCCAGCAGTCCAAGTACATCATCATCCCTACCAATGCCATCCTGCAGCAAGTGCGGGATTTGCCGGGACGCTATGCCTTCGCCGGTCTCCCCTGCCAAATTCATGGTCTGCGGCTGCTTGGTGCCGAAGAACCCGCGATGCGCGAAAAGATAGAGGTCATGATCGGCCTCTTTTGCGCCTCCTCGCTCGAGCCCTTCGTTGCCCGCGAAATGCTGGAATGCCGCGGCATTGATCCGCATCTGATCAAAAACTTTGAGTTCCGAGGCGGCGCCTGGCCGGGCAAGATCCGCGCCACGCTCAGAGATGGCCGCATTAAAAACCTGCATTATTCCAATTTCAAGGACGGGGCCATCAATTACCTCACCCAGCTCTACAGCCCCTTCCGCTGTCAAACCTGCATCGACGGCGCCTCCGAGTTCGCCGATATCGCTGTCAGCGATGCCTGGACACGCGACGCGTCCGGCAACTATCTCTTCGAGTCCCATTCCAGGCTGCTTGCGCGTACACCGCACGGCGAAGAGGTGTTGAAAGCTGCCATCGCCTCCGGCGCGTTGGTCGCTAGTGACGTCACGACCAATAACTCTTATCAGACCCACAAGTTGCACACCCAAAAAAAAGGGATGAACTCGCCCCTGCGCACCGCCAGGCTACGGCGTCGAGGCCGCGTCGCCCCGGTCTATGACCGGCCGGTCCCGACAGCCTCGCGCGCCGAGCTGCTCAGCGAGCGCCTCGAATCCGGGATTATGGCTTTGGGGCGGATGCGCACCATCCGCCTGCCCCTTTTCAAATTACTGACCTCGCGCTATGGCATCATCTTTGTCAAGATCAGACAGTGGAGAAAAAGCCGCAAATACCGGCGCAAATAA
- a CDS encoding dipeptidase: MDTRKVFLLLGLGLAGFALPGRCASPGTTALQLHRDLLTIDTHCDTPLHMLDTTWDIGAVHPAGSPDRGKVDLGRMENGNLDALFFAAFVSQRTLIPENYQKARTAAENLISLIELMVRKYPDRIRLATTPAEIRRNTAAGLLSACIGIENGFALGHDLSSLQTYRAHGVRYVTLCHTKDNDICDSSTDPTPDRWHGLSPFGREVIAEMNRLGILVDLSHASDEAFYQALAASRTPIFTSHSCVRALCDHPRNLSDAMLKALAARGGVVQMCILSEYIKTFPANARREAAQDSIDRVYGAWDAITTPERRQAKREAWNQIDERFPRQLATVAEVCDHIDHVVQLVGIDHIGIGTDFDGGGGVRDCNEVSQLSAITAELMRRGYDRKDLGKLWGGNFLRIFQQALDAAEPVR, from the coding sequence TTGGATACCAGAAAGGTGTTTCTTCTCCTCGGCCTGGGGCTAGCCGGTTTTGCCCTTCCCGGCCGCTGCGCCTCGCCCGGTACGACGGCCTTGCAGCTGCACCGTGACCTGCTCACCATCGACACCCACTGCGACACACCGCTGCACATGCTCGATACCACCTGGGATATCGGCGCCGTTCATCCTGCGGGCTCGCCCGACCGCGGCAAGGTCGACCTCGGCCGCATGGAGAACGGCAATCTTGACGCCCTCTTTTTTGCCGCCTTCGTCTCGCAGCGCACCCTGATTCCCGAAAATTATCAAAAAGCCCGCACTGCAGCGGAAAACCTCATCAGCTTGATCGAGCTGATGGTGCGCAAATATCCGGACCGCATCCGACTCGCCACCACCCCCGCCGAGATCCGGCGCAACACGGCGGCCGGCCTGCTCAGCGCCTGCATCGGCATCGAAAACGGCTTCGCCCTCGGTCATGATCTCTCCAGCCTCCAGACGTATCGGGCACACGGCGTGCGCTATGTCACCCTCTGCCACACCAAGGACAACGATATCTGCGACTCGTCGACCGATCCCACGCCGGACCGCTGGCATGGCCTCAGCCCCTTCGGCCGTGAGGTCATCGCCGAGATGAACCGCCTTGGCATCCTCGTGGACCTCTCGCACGCCTCGGACGAGGCATTTTATCAGGCCCTTGCCGCTTCCAGAACCCCGATTTTCACCAGCCACTCCTGCGTCCGCGCGCTCTGCGACCACCCCCGCAATCTTAGCGATGCCATGCTCAAAGCTCTGGCAGCCAGGGGCGGCGTGGTGCAAATGTGCATCCTCAGTGAATACATCAAGACGTTTCCCGCCAACGCCCGGCGTGAGGCAGCACAGGACTCCATCGACCGGGTTTACGGCGCCTGGGATGCCATCACCACACCCGAACGCCGTCAAGCCAAACGCGAGGCCTGGAACCAGATCGACGAACGCTTCCCCCGCCAGCTCGCCACCGTTGCGGAGGTCTGCGATCATATCGATCATGTGGTCCAGCTGGTGGGAATCGACCATATCGGCATCGGAACCGACTTCGATGGCGGCGGCGGCGTCCGGGACTGCAACGAGGTCTCGCAGCTGAGCGCCATCACCGCCGAACTCATGCGCCGTGGATACGACCGCAAGGATCTGGGAAAATTATGGGGGGGCAACTTTCTGCGCATCTTTCAGCAGGCTCTCGATGCGGCGGAACCGGTTCGATGA